Proteins found in one Misgurnus anguillicaudatus chromosome 3, ASM2758022v2, whole genome shotgun sequence genomic segment:
- the cyp3a65 gene encoding cytochrome P450, family 3, subfamily A, polypeptide 65, producing the protein MTLFFSTETWALLMLVVALLVIYGYWPHNVFKKLGIPGPKPIPFFGTMLEYRKGFFSFDTDCFKKYGKVWGIYDARQPVLCILDISIFKTILVKECYSLFTNRRNFRLNGPLYDAVSIIEDDDWRRIRSVLSPSFTSGRLKEMFDIMKTHSKTLHQNLGKTSNRGETVDVKEFFGAYSMDVVTSTAFSVDIDSLNNPKDPFVTNIKKMLKFDFLNPLFLFAALFPFTVPMLEKMNLAFFPTSVTDFFYAALQKLKSERVANDHKRRVDFLQLMVDSQSADKAEHGNSEHREKGLSDHEILSQAMIFIFAGYETSSSTLTFLFYNLATNPDALKKLQKEIDETFPNKASVDYETLMNMDYLDAALNESLRLFPVAARLERVCKKTVEINGLVIPKDMVVMIPTYVLHRDPEHWSDPDSFKPERFTKGNKESIDPCTFMPFGFGPRNCIGMRFAQVTMKLAIVEIFQRFDVSVCEETQVPLELGVSGLLAPKNPIKLKLTPRSTSLSNDVCNNNRS; encoded by the exons ATGACTcttttcttctcgactgaaacATGGGCTCTTCTCATGCTGGTTGTGGCACTTCTCGTCAT ATATGGATACTGGCCTCACAACGTCTTCAAAAAGTTAGGGATTCCCGGTCCAAAGCCCATTCCATTCTTTGGTACCATGCTGGAATACAGAAAG GGTTTCTTTAGTTTTGATACTGACTGTTTTAAGAAGTATGGAAAAGTCTGGGG TATCTATGATGCAAGGCAACCTGTCCTCTGTATTTTAGACATCTCAATCTTTAAAACCATCTTGGTGAAGGAATGTTACTCGCTCTTTACCAACAGACGG AATTTCCGTCTGAACGGTCCGCTGTATGACGCCGTGTCTATTATTGAAGATGATGATTGGAGGAGAATCCGCAGTGTTCTCTCTCCTTCTTTCACTAGCGGGAGGTTGAAGGAG ATGTTTGACATCATGAAGACACACTCAAAGACTTTACATCAGAATCTGGGAAAAACTTCAAATCGAGGCGAGACTGTGGACGTTAAAGA GTTTTTTGGAGCGTACAGTATGGATGTGGTCACCAGCACAGCGTTCAGTGTGGACATCGACTCCCTCAACAACCCTAAAGATCCATTTGTGaccaacattaaaaaaatgctcaAGTTTGACTTCCTGAATCCTCTGTTTCTGTTTGCTG CTTTATTTCCCTTCACGGTCCCCATGCTGGAAAAAATGAATTTGGCCTTTTTTCCAACATCTGTGACGGATTTCTTCTACGCTGCCCTACAGAAGCTCAAGTCTGAGCGCGTTGCAAACGACCACAAG AGAAGAGTTGACTTCCTGCAGCTGATGGTTGATTCTCAGAGCGCTGATAAAGCTGAACATGGAAACAGTGAACACAGAGAGAAAG GTTTGAGTGATCATGAGATCTTGTCTCAGGCCATGATCTTCATCTTCGCCGGTTACGAGACGAGCAGCAGTACTCTGACCTTCCTCTTCTACAATCTGGCAACCAACCCAGATGCACTAAAAAAACTGCAGAAGGAAATCGATGAGACCTTCCCTAATAAA GCTTCAGTGGATTATGAGACATTGATGAACATGGATTATCTGGACGCTGCTTTGAACGAATCCCTCAGACTCTTCCCCGTCGCTGCTCGACTCGAGCGTGTCTGTAAGAAGACGGTGGAGATCAACGGCCTGGTCATCCCTAAAGACATGGTTGTGATGATCCCCACATATGTGCTCCACAGAGACCCGGAGCATTGGAGCGACCCAGACAGCTTTAAACCAGAACG GTTTACTAAGGGAAATAAGGAGTCGATTGATCCCTGCACATTTATGCCCTTCGGATTCGGACCCAGAAACTGCATCGGCATGCGTTTCGCTCAGGTGACCATGAAGCTGGCCATCGTTGAGATCTTTCAGAGGTTTGATGTCAGTGTGTGTGAGGAGACGCAG GTTCCTCTGGAGCTCGGTGTCAGTGGTCTACTGGCTCCCAAAAACCCCATCAAACTGAAGTTAACCCCTCGATCAACTTCTCTCTCCAATGATGTTTGCAATAATAACAGATCATGA